The Lacipirellula parvula genome window below encodes:
- a CDS encoding dienelactone hydrolase family protein, translated as MRTLLGISFHSFVASLLVLSTSGYASAQAADPVEERLNNTPRHHEWVDIKTPEGRALKTFVVFPEVKEKATAVVIIHENKGLTDWERSVADRLAEAGYVAVAPDFLSGAGPDGGGTSAFASRDAATQGIYGLKPEQVTADLDAAVDYASKIEAANGKVAVIGFCWGGGKSFGYAAHNPKIAAAMVCYGTAPEDEAELKKIEVPVYGFYGGNDARITSQVPRVTESMKKLGKTYEPVVYEGAGHGFLRAGEQPGASEDDKKAFAEGWERVKKILAGL; from the coding sequence ATGCGTACGCTGTTAGGTATTTCGTTTCACTCGTTCGTTGCTTCATTGCTCGTGTTGTCGACCAGCGGCTATGCGAGCGCCCAGGCGGCCGATCCGGTTGAGGAACGGCTCAACAATACCCCGCGCCATCACGAGTGGGTTGACATCAAGACGCCTGAGGGGCGGGCGCTGAAGACGTTCGTCGTCTTTCCTGAAGTGAAAGAGAAGGCGACCGCCGTCGTGATCATTCACGAAAACAAGGGCCTCACCGATTGGGAACGGAGCGTCGCCGATCGGCTGGCCGAGGCGGGTTACGTTGCGGTGGCGCCCGACTTTCTCAGCGGCGCCGGGCCTGACGGCGGCGGCACGTCGGCGTTCGCCTCGCGTGACGCAGCCACGCAGGGAATCTACGGACTGAAGCCCGAGCAAGTGACGGCCGACCTCGACGCCGCCGTCGACTACGCGAGCAAGATCGAAGCGGCCAATGGCAAGGTTGCGGTCATCGGCTTCTGCTGGGGCGGCGGCAAGTCGTTCGGCTACGCCGCTCACAACCCGAAGATTGCCGCGGCGATGGTTTGCTACGGCACGGCGCCCGAAGACGAAGCAGAACTGAAGAAGATCGAGGTTCCGGTCTACGGCTTCTACGGCGGCAACGACGCCCGCATCACGTCGCAAGTCCCGCGCGTGACCGAGTCGATGAAGAAGCTCGGCAAAACGTATGAACCGGTCGTCTACGAAGGCGCCGGCCACGGCTTCCTCCGCGCCGGCGAGCAACCTGGCGCCAGCGAGGACGATAAGAAGGCGTTCGCCGAAGGTTGGGAACGCGTGAAGAAGATTCTCGCCGGACTGTAG
- a CDS encoding peptidylprolyl isomerase gives MQFSRHLPRLLAACVFAFSLLGAWRAEAVVVRFNSVLGNIDVRLYQTATPLSTANFLNYANGGDWVDTFIHRSVPGFVVQGGGFKFPSDAVGVQSVSQDPAVLNEPGISNLRGTIAMAKLGGDPNSATNQWFFNLANNAANLDAQNGGFTAFGRVVGNGMTVVDAIAALPRVNAGSPFDTLPVRNYTTGNIVKANLVTFNTILPLNVPAGDYNFDGKVDAADLAVWKSDIGSTTKAEADGNGDGTVNGADFLVWQRTFGQNFGAPAVAAVAAVPEPAAATIAFLAVVGCRLARRRK, from the coding sequence ATGCAGTTCAGTCGTCATCTACCTCGCCTGCTGGCGGCGTGCGTCTTCGCGTTTTCGTTGCTTGGCGCTTGGCGCGCTGAAGCCGTCGTCGTGCGGTTCAACTCCGTGCTCGGCAACATCGACGTGCGGTTGTATCAGACCGCGACGCCGCTCTCGACGGCCAACTTTCTGAACTACGCCAACGGCGGCGATTGGGTCGACACGTTCATCCATCGCAGTGTGCCGGGATTTGTGGTGCAAGGCGGAGGATTCAAGTTTCCCTCCGATGCCGTTGGGGTACAGAGCGTCTCGCAAGACCCGGCGGTGTTGAACGAACCGGGCATCTCGAATCTGCGCGGCACGATTGCGATGGCCAAACTTGGCGGCGACCCGAACAGCGCCACCAACCAATGGTTTTTCAATCTTGCCAATAACGCTGCAAACTTGGATGCGCAGAACGGCGGCTTCACTGCGTTTGGTAGAGTCGTCGGTAACGGGATGACGGTGGTCGATGCGATTGCAGCATTGCCTCGCGTCAACGCTGGCAGCCCATTCGACACCCTTCCAGTCCGCAATTACACCACCGGCAATATCGTGAAGGCGAATCTGGTCACCTTCAATACGATCTTGCCGCTTAACGTTCCCGCGGGCGATTACAACTTCGACGGCAAGGTCGACGCTGCCGACCTAGCCGTGTGGAAATCAGACATTGGTTCGACCACCAAAGCCGAGGCCGATGGCAACGGCGACGGCACCGTGAACGGCGCCGATTTTTTGGTCTGGCAAAGGACGTTTGGACAGAACTTTGGCGCCCCGGCCGTAGCGGCGGTGGCCGCCGTTCCGGAACCCGCCGCCGCGACGATCGCTTTTCTAGCCGTCGTCGGCTGTCGCTTGGCGCGTCGCCGCAAGTAG
- the xylA gene encoding xylose isomerase: protein MPAFPEIGKIPYEGPQSKNPLAFRHYNADEKVEGKAMRDHLRFSVVYWHTFRGTGSDPFGPGTAVRPWESGSDSVENAQNRARVAFEFIEKLGAPFYAFHDRDVAPEGKTLAESHKNLDAIVKVFKEEQQRTGIKLLWGTANLFSNPRFMHGAATSPNAEVFAYAAGQVKKAMEVTHELGGVGYTFWGGREGYQCIWNTDMKRELDHLAKFLHMAVDYAKQIGFKGQFYIEPKPKEPTKHQYDSDAAACLNFLREYGLKDHLKLNLETNHATLAGHTMQHELQVAGAAGALGSIDANTGDMLLGWDTDQFPTDIYLTTQCMYEVLKYGGFTTGGVNFDAKVRRESFEPIDLFYAHIGGMDAFAQGLKIAAAMRADGKLPGIIKDRYASWDSGLGAEIEGGKHSLASLEKLMLEKGEAAGNRSGRQEMIENLINTYL from the coding sequence ATGCCAGCATTCCCTGAAATCGGCAAGATTCCGTACGAAGGTCCCCAGAGCAAGAACCCGCTCGCGTTCCGGCATTACAACGCCGACGAAAAGGTCGAAGGCAAAGCGATGCGCGACCACCTGCGGTTCAGCGTCGTTTACTGGCACACCTTCCGCGGCACCGGCTCCGATCCCTTCGGCCCCGGCACCGCCGTCCGCCCGTGGGAGAGCGGCAGCGATTCGGTGGAGAACGCGCAGAACCGTGCTCGCGTCGCCTTCGAGTTCATTGAAAAGCTCGGCGCCCCCTTCTACGCCTTCCACGATCGCGACGTCGCCCCTGAGGGAAAGACGCTCGCCGAGAGCCACAAGAATCTCGACGCGATCGTCAAGGTCTTCAAGGAAGAACAGCAGCGGACCGGCATCAAGTTGCTGTGGGGCACCGCGAACCTATTCAGCAACCCGCGGTTCATGCATGGCGCCGCGACGAGCCCGAACGCCGAAGTCTTCGCCTACGCCGCCGGCCAAGTGAAGAAGGCGATGGAAGTGACGCACGAACTCGGCGGCGTCGGCTACACCTTCTGGGGCGGCCGCGAAGGGTATCAGTGCATCTGGAATACCGACATGAAGCGGGAACTCGACCACTTGGCGAAGTTCCTCCACATGGCGGTCGACTACGCGAAGCAAATCGGCTTCAAGGGTCAGTTCTACATCGAGCCGAAGCCCAAAGAACCGACCAAGCATCAGTACGACAGCGACGCGGCGGCCTGCCTCAACTTCCTCCGCGAATACGGCTTGAAGGATCACCTCAAGCTGAACCTCGAAACGAACCACGCGACCCTCGCCGGCCACACGATGCAGCATGAACTGCAAGTCGCCGGCGCGGCCGGGGCCCTCGGTTCAATCGACGCCAACACGGGCGACATGCTGCTCGGCTGGGACACCGACCAGTTCCCGACCGACATCTACCTCACGACGCAGTGCATGTACGAAGTGCTGAAGTACGGCGGGTTCACCACCGGCGGCGTCAACTTCGACGCGAAAGTACGGCGCGAAAGCTTCGAGCCGATTGATTTGTTCTACGCCCACATCGGCGGCATGGACGCGTTCGCTCAGGGCCTGAAGATCGCCGCCGCGATGCGAGCCGACGGCAAGCTGCCGGGAATCATCAAGGACCGCTACGCCAGCTGGGACAGCGGGTTGGGCGCCGAGATCGAGGGGGGCAAGCACTCGCTCGCCTCGCTCGAAAAGCTAATGCTCGAAAAGGGCGAAGCCGCCGGCAACCGCAGCGGCCGCCAAGAAATGATCGAGAATCTCATCAACACCTACCTGTAG
- a CDS encoding HAD family hydrolase has protein sequence MPATPAFFYFDLGNVLLSFSHERMCQQMAEVAGVSAELVRHALFEAKGSARSVQWRFERGDLNVLAVYDHFCETLGVEPNREELFAAGRDIFEVIEESVAIVEQLAASGRRLGIMSNTNTLDWEFVTSGRYPFLNNSFEQYVLSFEVRSMKPEPAIYEHAAKLAGVEPGQVFFTDDRQENVDGALAVGLDATLFVDAAKLRADLAARGVL, from the coding sequence ATGCCTGCGACTCCCGCTTTTTTCTACTTCGATTTGGGCAACGTTTTGCTGTCGTTCAGCCACGAGCGGATGTGCCAGCAGATGGCCGAGGTGGCCGGCGTCTCGGCCGAGCTGGTGCGGCATGCCCTGTTCGAGGCGAAGGGGAGCGCCCGCAGCGTTCAGTGGCGGTTCGAGCGGGGCGATCTCAATGTGCTGGCGGTGTACGACCACTTTTGCGAGACGCTTGGCGTTGAACCGAATCGCGAGGAACTGTTCGCCGCGGGGCGCGACATCTTCGAGGTGATCGAGGAGAGCGTCGCGATCGTCGAGCAACTAGCCGCGAGCGGTCGCCGGCTGGGGATCATGTCGAACACCAACACGCTTGATTGGGAGTTCGTCACCTCGGGGCGTTACCCGTTTCTCAACAATTCGTTCGAGCAGTATGTGCTGAGCTTCGAAGTTCGCTCGATGAAGCCGGAGCCGGCGATCTACGAACACGCGGCGAAGCTGGCCGGCGTCGAGCCGGGGCAAGTCTTCTTCACCGACGATCGGCAGGAAAACGTCGACGGAGCGCTGGCGGTCGGGCTCGATGCTACGTTGTTCGTCGATGCGGCGAAGTTGCGTGCGGATCTAGCGGCTCGTGGCGTGCTTTGA
- a CDS encoding C45 family autoproteolytic acyltransferase/hydolase, translated as MHRLIAAWVVAFGMVAAGAGTLLAKPAESLFTAKKIDGAELRFIGNVPVAILTGTPAEIGRQHAELLAGPGKGMVEFPKRFAERFGVEAFWPLVTQAGKTLVSRAPQSHQQELAAIAANSDITADQLAVGNTLLELRRLGCSAVVVEPARSKTGAPIFGRNFDFPTLGDLDKYSMVIVYRPEGKHAFASIGFPGLVGVISAMNDAGLAAGTLDVERSADGSRKFNPTGEPLAFVFRRIMEECTTVDEAEKLLRSVKPTTWMNLTVCDRNGGATFEITPDHIARRNAENGIVRCTNHFRCDGMSVGEECWRYDALAIDDLADKIEVREVQLALDGANQGAMTLQTMIFEPRDLTLHLAIGKPPVSLNKMEKIALAPLFKH; from the coding sequence ATGCATCGATTGATTGCCGCATGGGTTGTTGCCTTTGGGATGGTCGCCGCCGGCGCTGGGACGCTGCTCGCGAAACCGGCGGAGTCGCTGTTCACTGCCAAGAAAATCGACGGCGCGGAGCTGCGGTTCATCGGCAACGTGCCGGTCGCCATCCTCACCGGCACGCCCGCGGAAATCGGCCGGCAGCATGCGGAGCTACTCGCCGGCCCCGGCAAGGGGATGGTCGAGTTCCCCAAACGCTTTGCCGAGCGATTCGGCGTCGAGGCCTTTTGGCCGCTGGTGACCCAAGCCGGCAAGACGCTTGTCTCGCGGGCGCCACAGTCGCATCAACAAGAACTCGCTGCGATCGCCGCTAACAGCGACATCACCGCCGACCAACTCGCCGTCGGCAACACGCTGCTTGAGCTGCGCCGCCTTGGCTGCTCCGCCGTCGTCGTCGAACCGGCGCGAAGCAAAACCGGCGCGCCGATCTTCGGCCGCAATTTCGATTTCCCCACGCTTGGTGATCTCGACAAGTACAGCATGGTGATCGTCTACCGCCCCGAAGGAAAACATGCGTTCGCGTCGATTGGCTTCCCCGGACTCGTCGGCGTCATCTCGGCGATGAACGACGCCGGCCTCGCCGCGGGGACGCTCGACGTTGAACGCTCGGCCGACGGTTCGCGGAAATTTAACCCGACGGGCGAGCCGCTGGCGTTCGTCTTCCGCCGCATCATGGAAGAGTGCACCACCGTCGACGAAGCGGAGAAGCTGCTCCGCAGCGTCAAGCCGACCACGTGGATGAACCTCACCGTGTGCGACCGCAACGGCGGGGCGACGTTTGAGATCACCCCCGATCACATCGCACGACGCAACGCCGAGAACGGCATCGTCCGCTGCACGAACCATTTCCGCTGCGACGGTATGAGCGTCGGCGAAGAATGCTGGCGCTACGACGCCCTCGCAATCGACGACCTCGCGGACAAGATCGAAGTCCGCGAGGTGCAACTGGCGCTCGACGGCGCCAACCAAGGCGCCATGACGCTGCAAACAATGATCTTCGAACCGCGCGACCTGACGCTCCACCTGGCGATCGGCAAACCGCCCGTCTCGTTGAACAAGATGGAAAAGATCGCGTTAGCCCCGCTTTTTAAGCACTAG
- a CDS encoding rhodanese-like domain-containing protein codes for MSSAQPPQNLPPAEVEQRRRAGQPVPIIDVRTPAEFRGVHAEGAQNIPIDELASRVDDLRQQAAAGPLYLICQGGGRSRRACEQLAAQGFAVVNIDGGTNAWGAAGLPVVRGKATISLERQVRIAAGSLALTGALLAWFVHPAFAWLSAFIGAGLVFAGVTDTCGMGMVLAKMPWNRS; via the coding sequence ATGTCGTCCGCCCAACCTCCGCAAAACCTTCCGCCCGCCGAAGTCGAGCAGCGCCGCCGCGCCGGCCAGCCGGTCCCGATCATCGACGTTCGCACGCCCGCCGAGTTTCGCGGCGTGCATGCCGAGGGAGCGCAGAACATCCCCATCGATGAACTTGCGAGCCGCGTCGACGACTTGCGGCAACAAGCGGCCGCGGGGCCGCTCTACCTCATTTGCCAAGGGGGCGGCCGCTCGCGCCGTGCTTGCGAGCAACTTGCCGCACAAGGATTCGCCGTCGTGAACATCGACGGCGGCACGAACGCCTGGGGCGCCGCCGGCCTGCCGGTAGTGCGCGGCAAGGCGACGATCTCGCTTGAACGCCAAGTCCGCATCGCCGCCGGCTCGCTCGCGCTTACCGGCGCGCTACTCGCCTGGTTCGTCCACCCCGCGTTCGCCTGGCTCTCGGCGTTCATCGGCGCGGGACTCGTCTTCGCAGGCGTCACCGACACCTGCGGCATGGGCATGGTGCTGGCGAAGATGCCTTGGAATCGTTCGTAA